The Helianthus annuus cultivar XRQ/B chromosome 16, HanXRQr2.0-SUNRISE, whole genome shotgun sequence genome includes a window with the following:
- the LOC110918356 gene encoding protein DEK isoform X2 has protein sequence MASEIETLEEKKQKQEDLMNLDDVEVKEKEEANKEEEEQDVDEKEGSDGEEDEGEETKGSSKRGRKESVKKGSSKKSKTDSSPKEPVTPVDRPTRERKTVERYTESMQRLSAPKPFSIEKGSGTQLKDIPNVAYKFSKRKTDETLQSLHLVLFSKRAKMNMVKKNLGMFSGFVWADDEQEKQRLKMKEKLDKFTKEKLFEFCDILNLQIHKSSLKKEEVSLKLLEFLESPHATTEVLLAEKEQKKSGEKRKRSTKAKEERNEDEDEGSESENESMDEDEKNTPTKPESGDEKEKSEEGGDDEETPESDGEKEKSEEEEKSESDEEKEKVTNEKSSSKKGGKKDSGTKTGEKSKAVKKEDVETPTKSSKKSKKGGDTSVGTPVSSAKSKVSSSKKPKEEKNSKKAEAKSSGKKDSAKDQGKGKTNKKAKTEPTNEEMHAVVVSILKEVDFNTATLSDIIKQLGTHFGQDLLHRKAEVKAIITDVINNMSGDEDEEEEEKADGGSEEDGDGDNSDS, from the exons ATGGCGTCCGAGATTGAAACCCTTGAAGAgaaaaagcaaaaacaagaagatcTTATGAATCTTGATGATGTTGAAGTGAAGGAGAAAGAGGAAGCGAACAAAGAAGAAGAAGAGCAAGATGTCGATGAAAAAGAAGGTAGTGACGGTGAAGAAGACGAAGGTGAAGAAACTAAAGGGTCTAGCAAAAGGGGGAGAAAAGAGAGTGTGAAGAAAGGTAGTTCGAAGAAATCGAAGACCGATTCGAGCCCGAAAGAGCCGGTTACGCCGGTCGATAGACCGACGAGGGAGCGGAAGACGGTTGAGCGGTATACTGAGTCTATGCAGAGGCTTTCTGCTCCCAAACCCTTTTCAATTGAGAAA GGTTCAGGCACTCAGCTCAAGGATATTCCAAATG TGGCGTACAAATTCTCCAAGAGGAAGACCGATGAAACCTTGCAGTCTCTACACCTTGTTCTTTTCAGCAAAAGAGCAAAG ATGAACATGGTGAAGAAGAATCTTGGCATGTTTTCTGGATTTGTCTGGGCTGATGATGAG CAAGAAAAGCAACGGTTAAAGATGAAAGAGAAGCTCGACAAATTCACGAAAGAAAAGTTGTTTGAGTTTTGTGATATTTTAAATCTTCAAATTCACAAGTCATCTCTTAAGAAG GAAGAAGTTTCGTTGAAATTATTAGAGTTTCTAGAATCTCCACATGCTACAACTGAAGTCCTTCTTGCTGAAAAAGAACAG aaaaaatctGGTGAGAAACGCAAACGTTCAACCAAGGCTAAAGAAGAAAGAAACGAGGACGAAGATGAAGGTTCCGAGAGTGAAAACGAATCTATGGACGAAGACGAGAAGAACACACCGACGAAACCAGAAAGCGGCGATGAAAAGGAGAAATCCGAAGAGGGTGGTGATGACGAGGAGACTCCGGAAAGCGACGGTGAAAAAGAAaagtctgaagaagaagaaaagtccGAAAGCGACGAGGAAAAAGAAAAGGTAACAAATGAAAAGAGTTCTTCAAAGAAGGGTGGTAAGAAGGATTCTGGTACTAAAACCGGTGAGAAATCGAAAGCTGTTAAAAAGGAAGATGTGGAAACACCGACAAAATCTAGTAAAaagtctaagaaaggcggtgacACTTCGGTTGGGACACCTGTCTCGTCTGCGAAGTCAAAGGTTTCGTCAAGTAAAAAACCGAAGGAGGAAAAGAACAGCAAAAAGGCCGAGGCTAAAAGCTCCGGCAAGAAAGATTCCGCAAAAGATCAAG GAAAAGGGAAAACCAACAAGAAGGCGAAAACTGAACCAACTAATGAAGAAATGCATGCAGTTGTTGTTAGTATCTTAAAGGAAGTTGACTTCAACACT GCAACTTTGTCAGATATCATCAAACAACTTG gTACCCATTTCGGGCAGGATCTGTTGCACAGAAAGGCGGAAGTGAAGGCGATAATCACGGACGTGATAAACAACATGTCGGGTGACGAAGATGAGGAGGAAGAAGAAAAAGCAGACGGTGGTAGTGAGGAGGATGGAGACGGTGACAACAGTGATTCATAG
- the LOC110916036 gene encoding uncharacterized protein LOC110916036, translating into MESWKNKSGKKNFIAKTWKRCKSFPRGQRSRGGVGSLSKSKSWNGNELKKKKLAPEGFFPVYVGPEKQRFAIKTKYVNHPLFTMLLEDAETEYGYHCDGPILLPCDVELFYKVLNEMEAKDVQPVGWSFAYGSCSPFNPSRRMRINGVDEMGKGYGSYEALMYKAY; encoded by the coding sequence ATGGAATCTTGGAAGAACAAGAGCGGAAAGAAGAACTTCATTGCGAAGACTTGGAAGCGGTGTAAGTCGTTCCCACGCGGTCAAAGAAGCCGAGGCGGTGTAGGGAGTTTGTCCAAGAGCAAGTCATGGAATGGAAATGAACTCAAGAAGAAAAAACTCGCCCCAGAAGGGTTTTTTCCGGTTTATGTTGGACCGGAGAAACAAAGGTTTGCCATCAAGACAAAGTATGTGAATCATCCTTTGTTCACTATGCTGCTAGAAGATGCGGAAACCGAATATGGTTACCACTGTGACGGGCCGATATTGCTTCCGTGTGATGTAGAGTTGTTTTACAAGGTGTTGAATGAGATGGAAGCGAAAGATGTGCAACCGGTTGGATGGAGTTTTGCGTATGGATCATGCAGCCCGTTTAATCCGAGCCGTCGGATGAGGATCAACGGTGTGGATGAGATGGGGAAAGGGTATGGATCTTATGAAGCTTTAATGTATAAAGCGTATTAA
- the LOC110918356 gene encoding protein DEK isoform X1 gives MASEIETLEEKKQKQEDLMNLDDVEVKEKEEANKEEEEQDVDEKEGSDGEEDEGEETKGSSKRGRKESVKKGSSKKSKTDSSPKEPVTPVDRPTRERKTVERYTESMQRLSAPKPFSIEKGSGTQLKDIPNVAYKFSKRKTDETLQSLHLVLFSKRAKMNMVKKNLGMFSGFVWADDEQEKQRLKMKEKLDKFTKEKLFEFCDILNLQIHKSSLKKEEVSLKLLEFLESPHATTEVLLAEKEQKAKKKKAKARKSRTPSSTKKSGEKRKRSTKAKEERNEDEDEGSESENESMDEDEKNTPTKPESGDEKEKSEEGGDDEETPESDGEKEKSEEEEKSESDEEKEKVTNEKSSSKKGGKKDSGTKTGEKSKAVKKEDVETPTKSSKKSKKGGDTSVGTPVSSAKSKVSSSKKPKEEKNSKKAEAKSSGKKDSAKDQGKGKTNKKAKTEPTNEEMHAVVVSILKEVDFNTATLSDIIKQLGTHFGQDLLHRKAEVKAIITDVINNMSGDEDEEEEEKADGGSEEDGDGDNSDS, from the exons ATGGCGTCCGAGATTGAAACCCTTGAAGAgaaaaagcaaaaacaagaagatcTTATGAATCTTGATGATGTTGAAGTGAAGGAGAAAGAGGAAGCGAACAAAGAAGAAGAAGAGCAAGATGTCGATGAAAAAGAAGGTAGTGACGGTGAAGAAGACGAAGGTGAAGAAACTAAAGGGTCTAGCAAAAGGGGGAGAAAAGAGAGTGTGAAGAAAGGTAGTTCGAAGAAATCGAAGACCGATTCGAGCCCGAAAGAGCCGGTTACGCCGGTCGATAGACCGACGAGGGAGCGGAAGACGGTTGAGCGGTATACTGAGTCTATGCAGAGGCTTTCTGCTCCCAAACCCTTTTCAATTGAGAAA GGTTCAGGCACTCAGCTCAAGGATATTCCAAATG TGGCGTACAAATTCTCCAAGAGGAAGACCGATGAAACCTTGCAGTCTCTACACCTTGTTCTTTTCAGCAAAAGAGCAAAG ATGAACATGGTGAAGAAGAATCTTGGCATGTTTTCTGGATTTGTCTGGGCTGATGATGAG CAAGAAAAGCAACGGTTAAAGATGAAAGAGAAGCTCGACAAATTCACGAAAGAAAAGTTGTTTGAGTTTTGTGATATTTTAAATCTTCAAATTCACAAGTCATCTCTTAAGAAG GAAGAAGTTTCGTTGAAATTATTAGAGTTTCTAGAATCTCCACATGCTACAACTGAAGTCCTTCTTGCTGAAAAAGAACAG aaagctaaaaagaaaaaagCTAAGGCAAGAAAGAGCAGGACCCCATCGTCCACG aaaaaatctGGTGAGAAACGCAAACGTTCAACCAAGGCTAAAGAAGAAAGAAACGAGGACGAAGATGAAGGTTCCGAGAGTGAAAACGAATCTATGGACGAAGACGAGAAGAACACACCGACGAAACCAGAAAGCGGCGATGAAAAGGAGAAATCCGAAGAGGGTGGTGATGACGAGGAGACTCCGGAAAGCGACGGTGAAAAAGAAaagtctgaagaagaagaaaagtccGAAAGCGACGAGGAAAAAGAAAAGGTAACAAATGAAAAGAGTTCTTCAAAGAAGGGTGGTAAGAAGGATTCTGGTACTAAAACCGGTGAGAAATCGAAAGCTGTTAAAAAGGAAGATGTGGAAACACCGACAAAATCTAGTAAAaagtctaagaaaggcggtgacACTTCGGTTGGGACACCTGTCTCGTCTGCGAAGTCAAAGGTTTCGTCAAGTAAAAAACCGAAGGAGGAAAAGAACAGCAAAAAGGCCGAGGCTAAAAGCTCCGGCAAGAAAGATTCCGCAAAAGATCAAG GAAAAGGGAAAACCAACAAGAAGGCGAAAACTGAACCAACTAATGAAGAAATGCATGCAGTTGTTGTTAGTATCTTAAAGGAAGTTGACTTCAACACT GCAACTTTGTCAGATATCATCAAACAACTTG gTACCCATTTCGGGCAGGATCTGTTGCACAGAAAGGCGGAAGTGAAGGCGATAATCACGGACGTGATAAACAACATGTCGGGTGACGAAGATGAGGAGGAAGAAGAAAAAGCAGACGGTGGTAGTGAGGAGGATGGAGACGGTGACAACAGTGATTCATAG